Proteins encoded by one window of Cannabis sativa cultivar Pink pepper isolate KNU-18-1 chromosome 4, ASM2916894v1, whole genome shotgun sequence:
- the LOC133036800 gene encoding uncharacterized protein LOC133036800, with product MRRDTQFDGQIERRPPPRRFTCEEVLEQVNKLPPHLPGNHELFGGVKHRRVAENHNWRKKSIFYELDYWCSNILKHNIDVMHVEKNVCDSLLGTILDNEKSKDTTNARHDLKKLGVRESLWIYEDERGKLLKPHAPYVLKPDDRIKFLNEHLPNVIGLKSHDCHVIMQRLLSVGVRKFLPNAISTTISELFNFFRQICSRTINVKDMEVAQQDLILILCKMESIFPPAFFDIMIHLVLHLPEEAILGGPIFMRWMYPFERYMKKLKNYVGNKARPEGSIAESYIIDEALTFCSMYFKGVEIRFNCLDRNEDEIYDLHKSGSLENGKELLALASGSDHLGTYYEGCIVNGVRFMATKRDEKRSTQNSGVFVAGTEGFNYYGTLTEVLKLTFTGVYSVTLFKCKWYNTNPRQKKTIVENLITSINVSGVWYKDDPYILASQEKQVFYLDDLLRGKNWKIVDNVNHRQIWDIVDDDANVEIDLVHDTNSSNFVLTVDLRELILLPNQPPMDIGTEPSSHVNEDDRNMDDKDATEESDEEILVNFCEDDVNDHLVNNDSDMDD from the exons ATGAGAAGGGATACTCAATTTGACGGACAAATTGAGAGAAGACCTCCTCCAAGACGTTTTACTTGTGAAGAAGTATTAGAACAAGTAAACAAACTCCCACCCCATCTCCCTGGAAATCATGAGCTCTTTGGTGGTGTGAAGCATAGGCGAGTTGCAGAAAATCATAATTGGCGAAAAAAAAGCATCTTCTACGAGCTTGACTATTGGTGTTCAAATATTCTTAAACACAATATTGATGTCATGCATGTTGAGAAGAATGTTTGTGATAGTTTATTGGGCACAATATTGGACAATGAGAAATCCAAGGACACTACCAATGCAAGACATGATTTAAAGAAGCTAGGCGTCAGAGAATCGTTGTGGATTTATGAAGATGAGAGGGGGAAGCTGTTGAAACCTCATGCACCTTACGTGCTTAAACCTGATGACAGGatcaaatttt taaatgaacATTTACCAAATGTCATCGGATTGAAGTCACACGACTGCCATGTAATAATGCAACGATTACTGTCTGTTGGTGTTCGCAAGTTTCTCCCGAACGCTATATCGACCACCATCTCTGAACTGTTCAACTTTTTCAGGCAAATTTGTTCAAGGACTATAAATGTTAAAGACATGGAGGTTGCTCAACAAGATCTTATTTTAATCTTGTGTAAAATGGAGTCCATATTTCCTCCTGCATTTTTTGACATAATGATTCATTTGGTCCTTCATTTGCCTGAAGAAGCAATTTTGGGTGGACCTATTTTTATGAGgtggatgtatccatttgaaagatacatgaaaaaattgaagaactaTGTAGGAAATAAAGCACGTCCTGAAGGGTCGATAGCAGAAAGTTACATTATTGATGAGGCTTTGACATTTTGTTCAATGTATTTCAAGGGGGTTGAAATAAGGTTTAACTGTCTTGATCGTAATGAAGATGAG atatatgacTTGCACAAGTCTGGATCATTAGAGAATGGCAAAGAGTTGCTAGCTTTAGCATCTGGGTCTGATCACTTAGGTACTTACTATGAAGGTTGTATTGTGAATGGAGTTCGATTTATGGCTACCAAAAGAGATGAGAAGAGGAGCACACAAAATAGTGGAGTGTTTGTGGCAGGAACAGAAGGTTTTAATTATTACGGCACACTCACTGAAGTGCTAAAGTTAACCTTCACTGGTGTTTACTCTGTCACATTATTTAAGTGCAAGTGGTACAATACAAATCCAAGACAGAAAAAAACAATCGTCGAGAACCTTATCACTAGTATTAATGTCAGTGGTGTATGGTATAAAGATGACCCATACATACTTGCTAGTCAAGAAAAGCAAGTGTTTTATCTCGATGATTTATTGAGagggaaaaattggaaaatagtTGACAATGTAAATCACCGACAAATTTGGGACATCGTGGATGATGATGCTAATGTAGAAATTGATTTGGTACACGACACGAACTCATCTAATTTTGTGTTAACAGTTGATCTTAGGGAGTTAATTTTGCTACCTAATCAACCTCCGATGGACATTGGCACTGAACCAAGTTCGCATGTCAACGAAGATGACCGGAACATGGACGACAAAGATGCTACTGAAGAATCTGACGAAGAAATTTTAGTTAACTTTTGTGAAGATGATGTGAATGATCATTTAGTTAATAATGATAGTGATATGGATGATTAA
- the LOC133036801 gene encoding uncharacterized protein LOC133036801, with translation MTDTEDDSSGGSVSKYKQLKAMNKVLGSRSDYLGGVGYQLKGSSETSSSTQSRAQSQVPTSSITLEDMGVFTEFMLKMRDKIDQSGTSSDASLHDPRFDKFYKNFYHHNRKVARRVQPPLQRQCHNNNNNNNNNNNDRLSCLSFSNNNNKNSPNISAGSSQSPQLHYMFGLPSQSPPIFFLDAAGGS, from the coding sequence ATGACGGATACAGAAGATGATTCCAGCGGTGGGTCTGTTAGTAAATACAAGCAATTAAAAGCTATGAATAAAGTTCTTGGGAGCCGGTCGGACTATCTAGGAGGAGTGGGTTATCAATTGAAAGGCAGCTCAGAAACAAGTTCTAGTACTCAAAGTCGAGCTCAATCACAAGTACCGACTTCATCCATTACTTTGGAAGATATGGGAGTCTTCACCGAGTTTATGTTAAAAATGCGTGATAAGATTGATCAGTCTGGCACCTCCAGTGATGCGTCTCTGCATGACCCGCGGTTtgataaattttacaaaaatttttaCCATCACAACCGCAAGGTAGCGCGTCGAGTTCAGCCCCCCCTCCAACGTCAAtgccacaacaacaacaacaacaacaacaacaacaacaacgatCGCCTTAGCTGCCTCAGTTTTtccaataacaacaacaaaaattcTCCCAACATATCTGCTGGCTCTTCACAATCGCCTCAGTTACATTACATGTTTGGGCTTCCCTCACAGTCTCCtcctatattttttttggatgcCGCTGGAGGATCTTAG